The Branchiostoma floridae strain S238N-H82 chromosome 18, Bfl_VNyyK, whole genome shotgun sequence DNA window AGCTGTACGTGCGCTTGCACAAATCCATGGACTATCACACCTCATAGAGCATAGGACAGGTACACCTTTATCTGAGAGGTATAACTGGCTAAGGGACACGGCTAAAGAACGGGCGACTTCACGGCACCATGAGCGGTACGCAGAAGGGGTGAAGGCGTTTGCCTCGGCGTTTCCAGAGCACACAGACCTGGCGGCGCGGCTGGGACGGCTGACGGCGGAGGTGCTGTTCAAGGGGCGGGAGGGCACGGCGGGAACTCCGAGGGTCCTGTGTCACGGTGACTGCTGGAACGATAACATCATGTTCAAGGTACTGGGAAAGTCATCAAACATTCTTTTGAAATCAGTGAACTCAGTAGACCGCGCTAGCGCTGACCCTACTATGTAGAACTTATTTGATGGTTTCAGACCTCAAATGTATGGAACAGAACACTCGCGCACAGGCCATATTTGGTTCAGAACCGAGCTCGATCGAACACCAGAGTGTATATCATCTGTAAGGCATTTACAAGAATCTTTTTAATATCGTTTACAGCTATTTTTTAGGAAAATAACTGaaactttgtacagaaaatGTAGACTGCCAGGTGATGCTGTAAAGAAAGATTCCTACAGAACGATTTGGTACATCATTGTTGGATGTTTAACGAGAAAGTTGGCAACTGATTGATATCATATGGTTGATATAATATCATCCACAAAGCTATATTTCTAGACTTAGTACTCAAGAAAGATTCATTTTCTTCCTCCCCCACCTCCTCCCAAAAGTACGACCATGGCGTCCCTGTATCAGCGATGTTACTAGACTGGCAGCACGCCTGCTACAGACGGCCCACCTATGACCTGGCCTGCCTGCTGGTGTACACGACCACACGGGAACTCCGCCACACTCACACTGACGACATCCTGTACCACTATCATCAACAACTACAGCACACGCTGGGGACAAATGGTGAGATATATGGCATGGAAATATCCAGGCATCATTATTTGCGCTTCTACGGCATGTCTCCTCTTACAATAAAAAACGAGATGCTAAAAATCTAGTCAAAGTGATCTGCCAAGAGTTGAACTATGGATAAAGAAGACACTCTTCGTTGTGTGTTTTAAAACCATAGATTCAGAATTATATGCTAACTCTCATGATGATCTTATACAGGACATTATTAAATAAAAGAAGTCTAAGAATAGGACTTTCTCGTACATGGGACTGCCAAATAACGCAATTAGGTAGATATAgtgaaaaatatgtaaaaaaaataaaagtgatgGAAGAGTTTGCTACTTCTCCGTTTAACAGAGCTCAATTCTTTCATCTTTTCCTTATACCAGAAGACACCAGACTGAGGTCCTACACCCTAGCAGACCTGAGAGCGGACCTGCGAGCTGACTTCATCTGTCCCGTGGCGCGGTGGCTGATGGGATCGTGGGCCCACCCCCTTCATCAGTACCCCCAGCTGTTACAGTGTGTGGAGGACATCAGGGACTGGGGGGTGGTGTAGGACGGGGTGTTGGAAAGAGGATGGGGCGAAAAAATTGTAGGACGCATAAAGATTTTGTTGGGGTTCGTGGACAACAGTGCACCAGGAATATGGCATACTAGAAGAGTCAATGGGAAATTATAAGGTCTTTTACCATTGCGATTTGAAGACAACTATGAAGAACATTTGGAAATTGCCAACTGCGAAACAGTGAACACACACCagggcaaacaaacaaatacaccaaATGATTTGAATATATACTTCAGTTTACACTGAGGTAACGAAAGTAACATCGACATTCCTCCTCGTAGTGCTGTAGACATTCCAGGGACGGGCACAGAAATATTCAAGTTAAATCCTATCTCAAGTTTTCAACGTAgtagtacccccccccccccctttctcCCTCGCCAGAACCAAAAGGCCAGGTAAACTTGCAATTGAACCTGTCTACTTGATGCCCTAATTTATGTCTGAAGCCAGATATCGTCAATACATCGATCACCAATTAATAAAGACTCACAAAACACTGGTAAATCAAATCAGTCTTATGCTTAGCGTTGCCTACTCTTTTTGTACAACAGAAAAGAAATGCTCGCATACATACTCACAAAAGACGTTCAATAAGATGCCTGTAGAATGTAGATGTTTCATGCAGTCATGTTGAATAGGCAATGTAAGGTCCCTTGACTCCTGTTGGCGGCTTGCCTTCAAGTTCAAACAACAGGAGTCAATTGAGCTTATATAGGATATTCAATGTGTTTGTCTTCGCTGACATCTCAGGTGAATTGACATAAAAGAATAACACAAGCATGGTAATACTCTCATAGTCAACGTACGCAAAACCAGTCTTAAATGTAAATAGGCCCTTGACCTTAGGTATCGTTAACATTCTTtccaatgtaacgttacctgatCATGCTGCCATGCATTGCTCACTTTACGGTAACTCAACACTCGTGTTTTCGTCGGGGCGGTCCCGGGCTAGCTATTCAACAATCGTTGAACATTCCCTACCGTAGCCATGCAACCTTACCTTAGCATTGTTAAAAACAATTAAAGCATGTCGATGCAGAGACGTAAGATACTGGAAACAATACCGCATTCCATTAAGAAACGTCAATGTCGCAAAGACAACCCCTTGTTTTTGCACTGGTCTAAGACATGTTATTTCACTAGTTGACAGATCAAGCTGTAACGCGCCACCAGCTATAATCATGGCAATCGGTTACCGAAACAATTGTTATCTTACTGAAGTCCGTCACCAGCCGGTGTGCCAAGAAACATCGCCTCCACCTCAGACGAACGGGCCCGGAGACCCTCAACATTGTCACCCGGGGAATGCTTGTCTTCAGTGGCGTGACAGAAATCATTCCAGCGTCGTAAGACAGGTACATGCTAAATAAAACTTTCTGCTATAATGAAATATTACTTTTGCATGCTTCTAAGGAACATTTTTGACAGacatttgaataaaatttttttgtattctaaGGTCTTTACTGTAAGCGACGTCCAACGACGGCCAGTTTGTCAGGAAACCGGCCAATCTGGATGCGGCTTTTAAAGGTTAGTCAGTTAAAAGTCATCTTTAATCCAGGAGAAATATCCTTTTCATATTGCAATACTGTTAGAATGAttggaatgaaaaaaacttgATACTTGTCAGCTTAGAATATGAACAATATcatttaaaatgtacattttgtatcgtTCAGAACCTGTAGAGGTGATGTCATGGCACCATATCACACTTGGTCTAACTTGCCCTTTTTcctttcaaacattttgattgGGTCTTTATCTATCATTCTTCCGCTCAGCAGCTTCGTCCAGAATCATAATAGTAGGCATACATAACTTTATAAGCCGAAATGTTTAAACTTCTGATGGCTATTTTTAGCACATTGTCATGTTGTcattctttttttgtcttttgttcaaAGACAATCAAAAGCTCACAAAAGGTGATACTTGATCAGGCGTGCGAACGCTACGTCAAGCTCAACTATTCCCGAATACGTTTTGTTTCTTTGCCCGGGTCTTGGGCAGGAACAATACACTACCTgtgtttacacatgtacatagagGAGTGTACGTTGCTGTGGAGGGGTTCATTTCAAACCGTGTTACTTGTTAACTTCCTGCATGTTTGATTTATCCCGAACAACCGCACTTGGTGTTGCTTCTTAAAATTTTCTTCGTCCGACAATCTTAACACGAGAAGCGAAAACAGTCGGAATGTCGTCAGaataacaatatttttgtatttgcCTGCTTggtattcgtagtgcattctcaCTGCGTTCCAGATATTTCTGCCCATTCTTGAGACCGTTccgaatgtttttgtcatgcttAAAACTTTCTAAGgaattccaacattattcgaaacattctgatgTAGTGTGAATGTCTAGAAAGCACTACAAATACCCAGGAATAGACAAAGAACAGTTATTTTGACGATATTTCGGTTCATTTCTTATCGTGTGAGGGGGAGGTCTGTTTAGAATTCCCACCCAAATGGGGcgcgaattttgcaaatacttcattccggctggttctacTTGATTCCAGCTGATTCGGTTTCGGTGTGAAGGCAGCGAACTTTGGCCTTTAGCCAAAGAAAATTGCCCTCTTAGCGACCTTTCTAGTATTAAAAATATACTGCACCACACGTGTCTTTAAAAGTAACGTGACTTTCTTGAATATTTTACGAACCCTGCATCTGAACATGATT harbors:
- the LOC118406084 gene encoding uncharacterized protein LOC118406084, whose product is MTSFNIRVPRTVDDVSLPWLQQVLNAHNSRVNVTDVVITGPMSQAQGSISSILAVVARGTEDSKNEHYDLAVKITKVEEDVSKKVVTLEEREVSFYSSAVPDLYSVLRVQNLDSKQSIDTDHNCCKCLFSVVSLPVPMCYFAASDQSSMMSVRVLENLESRGFAVKPFPEPFSLEETIVAVRALAQIHGLSHLIEHRTGTPLSERYNWLRDTAKERATSRHHERYAEGVKAFASAFPEHTDLAARLGRLTAEVLFKGREGTAGTPRVLCHGDCWNDNIMFKYDHGVPVSAMLLDWQHACYRRPTYDLACLLVYTTTRELRHTHTDDILYHYHQQLQHTLGTNEDTRLRSYTLADLRADLRADFICPVARWLMGSWAHPLHQYPQLLQCVEDIRDWGVV